A region of Nerophis ophidion isolate RoL-2023_Sa unplaced genomic scaffold, RoL_Noph_v1.0 HiC_scaffold_44, whole genome shotgun sequence DNA encodes the following proteins:
- the LOC133546818 gene encoding zinc finger and SCAN domain-containing protein 25-like isoform X2 yields MTLEPEDRAFVFAYRLRDAATRWLRPNGQDPGVLESIVLERFLDAIPARTSAWVRYHSPPSVKAAVRLAEEHLAVQREATPRTAAGSTPRDGGVWRGPDHPGIKTRFPVLRREGFPRRGHLNFQGWCAGGADNPVTCAGIAP; encoded by the exons ATGACACTGGAGCCAGAAGACCGAGCGTTCGTGTTCGCCTACCGGCTGAGGGACGCAGCGACCCGGTGGCTCCGGCCCAATGGACAGGATCCAGGTGTGCTGGAAAGCATCGTTTTGGAGCGGTTCCTGGACGCCATCCCAGCTAGGACATCAGCGTGGGTGAGATACCACAGCCCCCCGAGCGTAAAAGCAGCGGTGAGGTTGGCGGAGGAACACCTAGCAGTGCAGAGGGAGGCAACCCCGAGGACGGCCGCAGGATCCACCCCCCGCGATGGGGGGGTGTGGAGAGGGCCAGATCACCCGGGCATAAAGACCAG GTTCCCAGTGCTGCGGCGAGAGGGCTTCCCTCGCAGAGGGCACCTCAACTTCCAGGGCTGGTGTGCTGGGGGTGCAGACAACCCGGTCACGTGCGCAGGGATTGCtccatga